The Dioscorea cayenensis subsp. rotundata cultivar TDr96_F1 unplaced genomic scaffold, TDr96_F1_v2_PseudoChromosome.rev07_lg8_w22 25.fasta BLBR01000327.1, whole genome shotgun sequence sequence ATGTTTATTATGCTGCCAAAAAAGTAAACTAGACAGGCATGTCATAACCATAATACTgtgaaattttcaaatttcctaCATTGAAGGACTATTTGAAGATTACCTtactaaaaatttgattttgataaatatatatacatatatattccaaaagaagaaaagttgATAGGCATGCTGggatcataatttattaataaaaaattattttaaaaataacttttgattgtatttttttattttaaatataaacaagttACGTTGGAAGTTTGCATAAGTGTAGAGTTATTATCTCAATAGATATGTGCTTTCACCCTGTATGAACTAAAGTTCaaaattgttttctttctaAGAGACAAACACCCCATGTCAAGAACTATGCtaataaatcaaacaattatTAATGGTTATAGTCAATGAATATGTATAACTTTATAATcagttaatcataataaaattttattctaataACATGATTGTAGACATTGTGTATTGCGGTCTCTCAACcctaaattaataaaagataataataataataataataataataataataataataataataaaataacatgctCATCAATATCCACTGAAGAGAAAACTAGAGATGGGCGCGGACCATCTGGAAAACTAGCCCAGCCCATTGATTCAATGACCCGGCGGGCCGATTCATTGATCCTTAACCAGCCCTTACTATAGACGGGCAGATTACGGATTGGGGTTTTCCCAACCCGTGACTCGGCGGGTTAAAACCCGGTTCCAAACCGGGCTCCAAATTCCAAACctgttgggttttttttaatgttattgtaatttttttattattattaaggtagtgtttgtttggaggaATTTGAAGTTAtaagtaacttgagttacttgGTTTTAagaaatccagtgtttggttcacATGATTCTAAAAACTCATATAACTCGGATTATATCcaattagggatttgattttaTGCCTAAATTGGACGTAAGTCGAAATCCCAAGAGTTGAAAATCTAtagatgatgtatatatatatatgtgtgtacatatacatatacatatatatattaatgtatatgcatatatttatacatacacatacacttatacatatacatatatagaaatatatacacatacacatacacacacacatacacatacacatgcatatatacacacatacatatacttatacacatatatatatacatatacatgcatatatatattatatataaacatacataggtatatttagatatacatacatacatacatatacatacatacatatatacatatatatacacatgcatatatgcatatacacacatgtatacatatagCTATACATAGTATGTTTACATAAACATAttctcatatacatatattcatatatacacacatatacataaatttaaatagatatatttatatatatatatatatatatatatatatatatatatatatatatatatattccagatttacaaatctttctaaacaaataaaaaatattataatacagtaattccagctacacctaaccaaacacaagatttgactgcagtatattttgaaaaccaagtatttccaATTACATTGTAACTGGAACTTCActatatttagaattacatctaaccaaacgccACCTAAGTACTTGGACAGcaaaaacccaaccacttgatctacaatttattttttaacgtttattgaaaaattatatatagatagatgtaggatatggatcaaaatattttacatatatatttagtttataaaaaattaagagaccatataataaataaataactatataaatcaatcttaaaatatcaaagtatcaaacaataaattttcataaatatttttttaaaaaaaataattattttgttaatcgtcttttagctcataagcactaagtccctacacatgcacactcttaaattctcttaaataggggcactcttatttgtcacatatattagattattttgtttcaatttataaaattaaaattaaaattacaaaaaaattgtttttaaattatgtatatcaatttataaaaaaatatattagtaaaaaaggaatatctttgaataatggttaacaccatattattttgattagtaatttttttcaatgacaacatgatgagcacaataataTATAACCCCATAGTCAGAGACCAAAgtgaaatctagagccaaccataattatttattataaataagttgatgataacttcaatttaaaataagaattctacttgatatgtaatttttgttgcacttgaaaatgtgtgctaataatttaatttgatagataaacaaattaaaatgtaacttttttatcctttttaaaattattttgatatgtcttaacattttttaaattattataaattattttaaactttttgttgtttgggattaaatttaaaagaaaaaatattttgcaacttctttatatttatttatgttttatactaAAACAAGAAAGACTTGTAGCCTAATTGGTTAACGTGATTATCCCAACTCAGTGTTCCTCGGATGTGATTAACcagcccgtgcccacctctagagAGTAGAGGCAACTAGAGAATTTCACTATAatcaaaatgtttttaaaagaatatattttatttgataccACCATGTgattctatatatgtatatattgatcTTCTTCGAGGACACACACTCCACTTTCATTGCAATTCATGATTGTATCAGATATAcgaatgatttttttaatttaaaatcaatttaagCTGATATTTCAACACTAATTATTAGTTAATGAAAGgtaccttaaatttgggacatGAATTAACCAgtgttgtaatttaaaaaaaaattaaaagccaTAAGCtacatattataaatttataatactccacaaatgcataaaattttattataataataaaaatacataacgAATttgtacaaaatatataaataattatcccTTTCTTTAGCTATCATGTAAATTAATATCAACATCATCTTGATTGGTTGAGGTACAAATATATTCCTCAAACTATCTTATTATAACAtctcataaattttaattttaagttatttaattcaaatcaaatttatctaactcaaataaaaatcttttttctttaattaaatatttttaaaaaattaactcacACTCTAATCCCACACTCAAACATCCcatatatgaaatttattaaaaaacatctATTTGCCACAACCCTTTTTGTTATTAGGATCAGCAAATGCATTAAATTGAACCACATCCATCAGccacttagaagaaaaaagtACATCAATCACAAGTGCAAATGAAGACACAACAAAGACAGATAAACAAATTGTAATAAAAACTACTCATTTAAACAGTTCAATAACCCAAGCCCCAGCAAAACTAAAATAAGGTTTCATAGCAGAAAAACCAGCTTGTTTAGCCATAGACTCAAATTCTTGTGCAGTCCTCTCTTTACCACCAGGACTATGAGCCAACATACTCATATCCAAATAAAACACACTATGTGCTGCATATGTATTCTCTGGTGCCACTGGAAGTATGCACTCTACCAGTATCACTTTTCCATTTTCAGGCAAAGCTTTCCAACAATTTTTCAGTATTTTCAAACCATGCTCATCACTCCAATCATGTAGAATCCACTGTAAAATTCAACAAGTTAGTAATGTTTATTTGTATAAGTAATAAAGGATATAATTTTACTTGGTTAACGttgcaaacaaaataatatttagcaTATAAaagcttaaataaataaattagtaaataatttttttcatattatcaGAGTTAAATGTCTTGACCATTCGGCTATTACAAAAAtgacttaattattatttttaatttatatttttattattacagaTGTGCACAGTTGTGTATAATGATGTACTCTCTTagaaatgtatgtatttaaagAATGGTCTtgaagttattaaaaaaaaattaatttactttgcctaagttatttatttactttctctatttttctccCATATTTAACACCcttcttctattatttatatcaCTTTTCTTTAAAACATACTTAGAAAATAAGACATaggaacaaattaaaaataataataataaattaggaaaatagaaatataaatcACCAATCATacctagaggtgggcacggcaACCCGGCCCGTGCCCAGCCCGGAACTATTTTACTAATCATATAATATAAtcttgttttctgtttttttttaattaatatatttattattgtaagaGTGCGTAgttgtaaatattaatatatccaGTTAGTAATGTCCATGTTCctataaaatacttaaatacatatatttatctttatacccttgtgatattttcttttttttttatgataaagaaatgaagaaagagagacacaCCTTCATCAAAATGGCATCTCCGTTTGGAATATTGTTAAACatatctccaccaacgtgcTCCACGCCTTTGTCAAAcacataacaaataaaaatcatttaaaacttttttctttttttgacaaTGTGAACAGATTACCTTAAATAtgtatagtttttattattacacTTCAATTTTAAACAATTTGGTCATAAAACATTTAAGACTtgtgaatatatgtatatatagtttccaaaacataaatatttactaaaattatttttgtaaaaaaaaaatacacttcTATTATTACTACATCCTAATTTAATGTGCAAACTAACTATAGGTCGACCTTCAATGTTTTCAATAGGTTCCTACAAGATTtgatatattcaataaatttctacttttaaaataaaatgtcgaaggcatttatagttttttgaatttactattttattcttacataattttatttatacatttcaTCCTCATTTTCCAATCTACGAGCCTGTTCAACCATCCCTCAAGTCAATTAGTCTATTGGGTATTGATAtatggttttttatataaaatattttatcattttagagAAACAGATTTGAaccaaaactcaaataaaaagtgAGAGCTTATTCCTGatgtaatttattaatattcGTAATTAAAACAAACATGAAACTGATTAGATcagggagggagggagggagagaGAAATACCAGGAATAAGTGGGGCTTCAGAGATAACATGAGGGAGATCAAAATTAATACCCTTAATATGCTTATGTTTAGCAACAACTTGAGCAAGAGTAccaccaacaccaccaccaacatCAACAAGCACCTTCACATCATCAAACCCTCTATACTTCTCCAGAATCCTCTTCATTATGATGCCTGAATGGTTCTTCATGGCTTCATTGAAGACCTTGTTGAACCTTGGATCAGTGCCTTGGTACTCAAACGAAGTCATGCCGTGAGCCATGTTGAAGGGTATCCCTCCATTAAGGACAGCGTCCTTAAGATAGTCCCAGCTTTCCATTATGACCTTGTCTTGGTTCAACAGGCCTAGAGTGGATAGAGTGAAACCATCTTTGTTTTGGGCGAGGTATTTGACGGCGGGGGCGGCGGCGTAGAGGTGGGTGGTGGCGCCGGAGATGGGGTCGGTGGAGAGAGAGCAGGTGAAGATGGAGTAGCTGGATAGGAGGCGGAGGATGCGGTCAAGCATGATTGGGGTTGAAGGAGTGGAGGAAGGGAGGAGGGTGGTGATTTCGGTGGCTGAGAGGGGGTTGGGTGTGGCGGCGGAGATGATGTTGAAGAGGTTGAGTTCGAAGGCTGTTTTGAAGGTCATGTGGAGGATGGAGGAGTTGACGAGCTGCAGAGCTTGGAGCAATGCATGCTCGTCGGTACCTTCAGAGACGGTGTTGTTGACGATGGCATCACTGGAAAAGGAGGCCATGGTGGTGATGATGGCGGAGGTggagatggtggtggtggtggtggtgggagtGAAGAGATGAAGGGTTGATTTATAATGGGAGGGTTGTGAGTGAAGAGAGGAGAAAGTTTTCTGCAAAGCAAAAAACACATGGGTTGAGTTTGATTATTCCATCCCTGGAccatttaatttgttatatttattaaactttCCACAAAATAACAGTAAGAGAATATTAAAATACTCCTGGGATTTACATACTATTCAAATAATACGATGTAACGTTCTGTATTAAGATAACCATGCAATGGAGGAATGTCGTGAGCTCTGACGCTATCTGCATGAGACAATGAAGACCTTTCTAAACACGCAAGTCGGCAAGTGAAACAGAATACATTACAAGGGGTTTGTTGGGTCAAGGTGTAAGCATAAAAAAAAGACTAGATGTAGGGAAGAAGTCAAGGGTGGCTGGCTGCTTGGTCTTGGACGAAACCAGAATGTTTAGCAAGGCGTCTAGCTAGAATCTAGATCTGGTTGGCCGTGGACAAGCTGCTGAGAGCAGAGGTGGGAACGGGCCGATTAATCTGGCCATACAAGCATGACCTGCCAGGTCCAGTTCATCAATAGCTAGACTCGGAATCAGTTTTTTTGACCCACCGGATCCAGTTCATCAATAGCTGGACTCGGAACCGATCTCTGCTTGAGAAAAGACCCGCCTTGCTAGGTTGACCCGGCTGAACCCCAAGTCTGATTCACTCATAGAATGAACCGGACCCAGCCCGGTTATCGCAGACTCGTCGGGTCGGGCCAGGCCCATTTGGCCCGCCGGatttttacaattattattattattattattattattattattattattattattattattatcttaaataatactttattattaaattgaaatatttttttttaagttaaagtTGTTAAACTTTGAAA is a genomic window containing:
- the LOC120254057 gene encoding tricetin 3',4',5'-O-trimethyltransferase-like — encoded protein: MASFSSDAIVNNTVSEGTDEHALLQALQLVNSSILHMTFKTAFELNLFNIISAATPNPLSATEITTLLPSSTPSTPIMLDRILRLLSSYSIFTCSLSTDPISGATTHLYAAAPAVKYLAQNKDGFTLSTLGLLNQDKVIMESWDYLKDAVLNGGIPFNMAHGMTSFEYQGTDPRFNKVFNEAMKNHSGIIMKRILEKYRGFDDVKVLVDVGGGVGGTLAQVVAKHKHIKGINFDLPHVISEAPLIPGVEHVGGDMFNNIPNGDAILMKWILHDWSDEHGLKILKNCWKALPENGKVILVECILPVAPENTYAAHSVFYLDMSMLAHSPGGKERTAQEFESMAKQAGFSAMKPYFSFAGAWVIELFK